The region GCGAAGCGTTTGCCCTGTGTTGGCAGGCGTACTAATACGAACCGATTGCCGCCAAAGAATCTCTCGCTGTCCGGTGACTCGTGCCATGATGCGCACATCCCGGATCGCTTTAGAGTTCAACGTCCAGAGGCGATAACAGAGATGGCGGACTAGCCGCTGCCGCACCTTGATACACGCTTGCGGATGTTTTGTTCGCGGGAAGTTGACCATGAGGTTCAGACACCCCGCTCGCCCGGTATCTGCCTGAACATAGATTCCTTGCGGTCCCAGGATGCTATTGATCCAGTAAGCGATCGCACGGAAATTTCCCTGACGCGCTAATTCCAGAACGGATGGTTGGTAATATCCAGACGACTGATAGTTGCTCGGTGAGTAGGTCATTCTCGCCTCGAAACTGTACAAGCGTTTACTTGCTTGACTCTACGCACACTAGCCTAGCCGATGCACTCTAGATTGACACAACTTTTTTGAGTGCTGAAATGAATTGTTGAACAAGATTGAAGCTTAACAAGGGAAAGAGGGTGAAGAAAAAAGGGAACGTGAAGTCTGAGAGGAATGAGATAACAGCACCGCACTTGTTATAACTACCCAACTCCTGAATTCCCTGTTTTTTCATCACCCGCTCCACCTTCTAGCGCCTGTCTGCTGATTCCTCTTCCTCTATATTCTTGTTGAAGAAATGGCTCAATTAACAGACACTGCATTCACATCAACCGTGCTGTCAGTGACAGTTGCATAACTATTAGCGGCTGCTTCAGTGGTAGTCGTCCCTTTACTCACTTTCAAACGATCAAGCATCATCGAAGATAGTTCTGCAACTAGAAGGGTTGCAATTACTCCATCATCAATCCAGCCGACGACCGGGAAAATATCGGGAGAAATATCAATGGGGCTTAAGAGATAGAACAACGATCCAGCAATAATCCACCAGCGATATTTAGGATTGCGAATCGTATCGCGATACCAGTTGTACAGAGACTCAATTGAAAACTTCATGGTTGGTTACCCTGCGATTACACCTTTTATCCTGTCAAATCTGGTTGAAGAAGTCGGGTGTGGATAACCCCTGAGTTTGTCGTAATAGTCCCACCGAGTTTTGTTGAATGTAAAAGCTATCCAGCCATCTTTCTGAGATCAGGTCTAAACAGTCTGATGTGACAAGATTATGGAGGGGCGGAGCAGTTTATCTTAACTCAAACCCATTTTTCTTAACGCCAGTCATCTAATATAAAAACATCTGGTCGATTGTAACCAGCTTCGTTTGGTTTGTGCATGACAACCCCTATAATCTCAGTGCGAAAATGTCGAGCAAGCATTCTGGTGTAGGCTGCATCATGACTAGTATTCACTCCAGCAACTAGACGTAACACTTTTTGAGTTGCTCCATAGGCTTCACACAGATCAAGCAACTGTTCAAACCATTCTCCAGCTTTCGCACCCGGACGCACTGCTCCAAACTTGACATAGCAGACATTGCTACCTGCTTCACTTCCTGCACCACAATGACAAATCGCGAATCCTGTTAAACCTGTTTCATCCCAGAGGAAAATGGTATCCCCTAGATTTTGATTTTGAACAGCTAGAATCTCACGCGATAAATCTAGCCCTGAGTAAATAGCATCTGTGAGTTGAGAACACTCTTTGAGACAATAAGATTGCTGTTGTGAGTCTAGCTCAGAATACTTTGTTCCGGGTAGGTCTCGCTGAACTGCCCGAATCGGTTTTGCCATAATGAAAGTCAGAAAGCGTGGATAGAAACCGAACTTTTGATAAAGTGCATGGTGCTTTGGGCTATTTGGAAAGGTAAACAATCCTGCTTGTTGTGTTTCCCATTGAGTAAACCGAGCCATTACAGACTCAATGAGACGTTGAGCAATGCCTTGATCCCAAAAGTCGGGGTGAATCGTGAGTGGACCCAAAAGACCAACGCTCCCCCAATGAGTCGCGATATTGGAGCCAACTAATTTCCCATCCATTTCAGCAGCAAACGCCGCTGTCGGATCAACTTTCCATCGAGGGTAAATGTAGCTTGCATCACCGCCAAAATCGGTGGGTTGAGGCAATCCAATAAAAGTACCAAAGGCAAGTCGAAAAATATATTCAGCCGTCGGTAGCTCATTTTCTTGAAGGAGCCGAATTAAGGTGTTCATTAGCAGCACTCTCCACTACCAGTGTGGAAAGTTTAGCAATAAATTCTTGCAAGCTTAGAGCAACGAATTCAATCTTTGGCAGACCTTAAGAGATAATGATGGGCGGCGCTGGCTGCTATCATTCCAAACTCAAAAATCGTTATGATTTT is a window of Leptolyngbyaceae cyanobacterium JSC-12 DNA encoding:
- a CDS encoding hypothetical protein (IMG reference gene:2510096293~PFAM: Protein of unknown function (DUF1232)) translates to MKFSIESLYNWYRDTIRNPKYRWWIIAGSLFYLLSPIDISPDIFPVVGWIDDGVIATLLVAELSSMMLDRLKVSKGTTTTEAAANSYATVTDSTVDVNAVSVN
- a CDS encoding putative acetyltransferase (IMG reference gene:2510096294~PFAM: Acetyltransferase (GNAT) family); the protein is MNTLIRLLQENELPTAEYIFRLAFGTFIGLPQPTDFGGDASYIYPRWKVDPTAAFAAEMDGKLVGSNIATHWGSVGLLGPLTIHPDFWDQGIAQRLIESVMARFTQWETQQAGLFTFPNSPKHHALYQKFGFYPRFLTFIMAKPIRAVQRDLPGTKYSELDSQQQSYCLKECSQLTDAIYSGLDLSREILAVQNQNLGDTIFLWDETGLTGFAICHCGAGSEAGSNVCYVKFGAVRPGAKAGEWFEQLLDLCEAYGATQKVLRLVAGVNTSHDAAYTRMLARHFRTEIIGVVMHKPNEAGYNRPDVFILDDWR